CTGGGGGTTAACGAGGGCAAAGAGAAGGAAATGGGCGCCGGCGACCAAGGATTGATGTTCGGTTATGCAACCAACGAGACCGAAGAACTCATGCCGCTCCCAATTTCGCTGGCGCATAAACTCGCCATGCGTTTGGCGAAGGTGCGAAAAAAAGGTGTCTTGAACTTCCTGAGGCCCGACGGAAAATCCCAGGTGACCGTGCAATACCTCAATGAAAATGACTGGCGCGTGGAGTCCATTGTACTTGCCGCTCAGCACTCTCCGGACGTTCGAACTACGACGTTGAGGGAAGCCCTGATCGAGGAAGTCGTCAAGAAGGTAATTCCCGCCGAACGGATGGACGGCGACACGAACGTGTTCATCAATGCTACAGGCCGTTTCGTGATCGGCGGACCGCATGGCGACTGTGGACTTACCGGGCGCAAAATCATCGTGGACACCTACGGCGGGCAGGGGAGCCACGGCGGCGGTTGTTTCTCGGGCAAAGACCCGACGAAGATGGATCGATCCGGCTCGTACATGGCGCGCTACATAGCCAAGAACATTGTGGCCGCCCATCTCGCGGATCGCTGCGAAATCCAGATTGCCTACGCGATCGGCATAGCTGAACCGGTATCAGTGATGATAGACACCTTCGGGACCGGTGCGATTCCGGACGAAAAACTGGTCAGACTGGTACAAGAGGAATTCCCCCTCAAGCCCAGACAGATTATCGATCATCTCGATCTTCTTCGCCCCATATACAAAAAGACGTCTTGTTACGGACATTTCGGAAGAACGGATCCTGAATTCACCTGGGAAAAAACGGACAAGGCGGAAATTCTGAAGGTCAAAGCTCGCTAACGAAAGGAAGGGATAGTGAAACACGACGTTAAAGACATCAACCTGGCCGATGTCGGCAAGTTGCGCACCGATTGG
This region of Deltaproteobacteria bacterium genomic DNA includes:
- a CDS encoding methionine adenosyltransferase, with protein sequence MLISTRLFTSESVTEGHPDKVADQISDAILDAIIAEDKKCRVACETLVTTGVAFVAGEITTDCWVDIPAIVRNTIQGIGYNDSSMGFDWETCGVITSIDKQSPDIALGVNEGKEKEMGAGDQGLMFGYATNETEELMPLPISLAHKLAMRLAKVRKKGVLNFLRPDGKSQVTVQYLNENDWRVESIVLAAQHSPDVRTTTLREALIEEVVKKVIPAERMDGDTNVFINATGRFVIGGPHGDCGLTGRKIIVDTYGGQGSHGGGCFSGKDPTKMDRSGSYMARYIAKNIVAAHLADRCEIQIAYAIGIAEPVSVMIDTFGTGAIPDEKLVRLVQEEFPLKPRQIIDHLDLLRPIYKKTSCYGHFGRTDPEFTWEKTDKAEILKVKAR